The DNA sequence TATGCCGAgactctcgacgagtgtgtacagccggcTTGAAAAGTGAAGAACAATGAAAGCTCACCTCCCGGTCGGTTCGCTCATCGGCCGCTCGCTCATCGCTGCTGAACAGCACCTTCACCGCTCCCTTCTCTCCGATGCGGTAGGACACCTCTCCTGAAACGAGGAAAACAACTATGAGTTCCAAGGGTTCAATAGGCTGAGTTCAAGGGGCTGTCGGGCCAAATTAACAGTGGATATTGTAAATAGATCACAATTGAGAATCACCGGTAGGTATAACCGGTAGGTAATCAAAAGAAATTACGGTAAAAACCAGTCTATTACAAAACCGCTTTGAGCTTGAGAGCACAACAATCAAAAGAAACGGCAATTTAGATCTTCTATCCATCTAGCCGAGTGAACCTAGTTATAACCGGTAGGGGTCAAATAATAACTTGTTACGTCCGTCGGCCTCGATTAtgtaacaaacaaacaaaaccgCTATTGAACTGTGCTAACTCTACCATATTCGGTTTTCAACCTTTCGATTCTAAAAACATTCGATACATCAATGTCATTGGCATTTAGCAGCTAAAGTTAGTAATAATGTAACactagggtaacattccatttctgaccgcagctgcactactggcactgaacgcgtcgctgcgctgttactgtcaatttccatagtaaaatgaacagtagtgcagctgcggttggaaatggaccttTAAGTAGCTCATGCCGATATTTTCAGTGAAGTTATGAAACACGTTAGATATACCTAAAGTTCGTCAACAATATTACGGAGATAGATTATGATGTCAACTTTCGTGATGGAAGATCTAATCTAGTTTAGTTTGGGTTTAAATTTGATGACAGGCAAAGTTATGTgagaaagttttattttattatgtacagCGCTCTGCTTAATAAGATTAAACTCTcaatattttagtaggtactaaaaTCGTACGGTTTTTAGGAGTTTTACTTTAAGAAacacctatagttcgtttttttagcattataaataaaataaacaatcttgatgtgtcttttaattgaaaaacacattttaaaaataagttacggcaaatatgtaacaattatgaatctaatacgatcatttatattcttctgctttcataagtaatagtttttgatttttaaaaagcgtttttcaattaaacgacatgtcaaaatcgcttaccttcttgcaagttctatctaatgctaaaaaaacgaactatatctgCCTAAATCTTTGCAATTTAGGTACACAAGAGTCAAGATTCACAACCCACTTATAAAATTGGCACGAATTCATATATTCATATAACAAGGCAGTACTGTAGCCAACAATTTACAATTCCGTATACCTCTACACGCATTAAAGTCACGTTTTCAAGGTCTGCCAAAACTGACCTAGCTTTCATGGCTTTAAGTAAATAACCTAAGTTTttcttaggtacctattcttcATCACACTTGTAAAGGATGTTATTTTACACATGTTTACTGATACCTAGCCTAAGGCAGCAATTATtgtattttaactattttttatgGGCGGATGCACATTTCTGTTGGAAATTAAGTAACACGATCATGTTAATTAGGCGGACCTCAGTACATAGGCATGTACATAAAAATGGACTTATTCATTTGTTGTGATAGCCGTGATAGGTACCATTTTGTTAGATAGGCCTATATAAGTTTTAACAGTTATGTAAACCTAGCTACCtatttaaacaataaacaaaacaatgtacaaaataaaatttgttataGGTAAAAAGGTTTCGTAACTTGAAAGCAAGACCAATTGCAGTTACTACCCTAGtagtaagaaaataaaatacctgGGTCAACCCAGACAGCCAGATCCCTCGGCAAGTGCTCCAGGACATCCCTCACAGGCACCCCCGACTCCCGCGCCGCGCGCTCCAAGACAGGGTCCAGCGGACCCCCGGTCTTCAGGCACCGGAACGCGGACCCTCTGCAGGGCCGGTCGGGGTACCAGTGACCCCGGAACTTGTCCTTCAACGCCTTCTCTAGCTCCTCGCCGAAGATGTTCACCCGCCGCCGCGGCAGTTTGTTGTACAGGTAGGATATGACGAAGTTGAGAGCGACTTGCACTTCAATATGCATTTTGCGGGCACTGTGGACAAAGAAAACAAGACTGGTTTAAAAGTGGACAAAGAAAACAAGACTGGTTTAAAAGTGGACAAAGAAAACAAGACTGCTTTAAAAAGctgtttaaaagttaaaaaactttttttgatttttttttgggtCTCCACATTTTACAATAGATGATCGTATTTGATAAAACAtagaatttttttgataaactaatttattttttttaatttatttattattaaaaggggaagttacataatcattgttacttatctgccaaactgcatAGCAGATTGATTATGGGTtttgttttttctataaaaCCTCTTTCCCTTTCAAAAAGTTTTATAATGTAGCCTTTGTTACATGCGTCATAAAAAGTCTACAAAAAAACACCCTCATAGATACtaccataggtacctacctcatGCGTCGTGTAGCAAATTAACGGTCAAACATAGCACAACTTTCAAGAAGCTTTCTTTTGATATTCGACAATTAATGTGAATGTATTcgtttataattataagatgtTGTTGCCACTGTTGGTGATTctttatatatataggtaataaaataaaaataaataataaagagtGAGTTCCTGTAAGTGTCTTCCTGTTTTTAATCTTGTTGTCAATTGTAAGTTTTAAAGCTGTTGGTTCtccttaacataaataaatacagttaATTTTGGAAGTGGGTTAAAAACTACAAACAAAAGAACAAATGGTTAAATTCAAGACGCAGTCAAAGAAAACAAAAGTGACGTTAATTTCCACCGTTTCTTTTGTTACGTGTACGATGTAATCGATAAAATCGTAATCGTGACGAATCGATGAAATTGAACCCGACTACTCGGAACAGTTTGTAGGCGATTtgcaaatgtaatatttaaatagtGATTAGTTGGGGTCGTTTCCTAGGAAGACCGCGGTAAAACAGTATTCCGCAAATAATATGTCGATCGATAAGCTATGAGCTATGAAGACGGAAATATTGTACATTCTTATGTTGAAGGTTCCTATTTTTATGTGACATACATTCGATAAAtcagtacctacttgtttacttaagtatattacGAATGAAATCAATTAGGTATGAGTAAGATTTTGTGATAGGTAATATTGAAATTGCAGGCACATGTTCGTGTCTGTAATGTTGTTTTTGAAATGTTTTTCTGAAAGTTACCTACTTatcaacttattttttaaatattaaaaatattaactacCTAATTTTTGAACCTTACAAATATTGGACCTAAATCAAAAAGTTGTGGTAAATATTTTGGTTAAACGTGATAATAGTTCATTGACCCGAATCCTTAGGAATATCGACAAAAACAAATGTTCGCCGGAGTTTTCACGTAAAATTAGCTCGGCCTCGAACTGATGATCGTacgcttaaaaatataaaagcgTCGTATTCGCGTCTAAGGCcgcgattcggattttgtaatagacatctattagatatcttttagacatcgccaagatacgataacgatatgtttaaaatctaacctgccaaatttgacatttccgcgattctggagatatactcttgaacgatttccacaagatattacttagagatctaatccacatctaatagatatctaacacgatctatcgtaaaagtgacattggttgccggaattgcgctgcaaaagagaactagttgaaatctaaactataacgtatctataatggatctagtacgtgtcgtctcttgtgaatatcttgaagttcgaatacggcagttagtgtATCTGTGTCGAATGAATTTAAATGACTGtagaataattttaataatgtgtCCAGCTGAGggtcttaagagccaacaggagctaagattgaaatattttaggtaaatatacccgtctcgctaacggaagcggctcctaaaactagtgcgataaggacaaggcgaaaaatcgtgcgtaaaaatctcaaaaatcgaggtttcgtactcgactgtttcctcctccaaaacttaaccaatcgtaaccaaatttggaatctaaatgataatgacattatctgtgtcggaccgttttgcttttttgactaattgatatcagttttgaatagcgcgcctctcattgcggcacagtcaattaggccattttggccattttttaagggctctagcgccttaaaaaacaaaaatatcaaaaaaatcaaaacggtccgacacagatattgacaatattaatctgtgttgaaaaaatcattgctctagcttcaaaacccacggaggaaacagtcgagtacgtttgtatggagaaatgaccactcctgttggctcttaaataggCCAGCAATGGACTTATAATAATCTAGAAGTTCAGCGTACAACGGCATGTGGCGCGGTCGCGCTGCTGTGGTCACTTTGCAGGCCTAAGCCGACAATGTTACCTTAATTACCGCGTGATAGtacgacataaaatagtataaattaaataaaatggaactaaaaaaaatctatactaAATTGTTATGTTTAGCAAACGacgattaagttagcagccgtttatgaataacgccacaaCAATAATATCCATCCATATCCATattcatataattattataccacTCACTGCAGTGCGATATCACAAATCACCTACATCGCAGAGCGGTAGGAGCTATCTGCTAGAGCAACATGGTAAATATCTACATGACATGTATTACTTTCTCCCTCTAGCAGATGGAATAGCAAAATATATCGCAAGAGGTTTAAGATGTAATAACTTTAGCTCTACTTGCAAACTTACGGTTAGTACGAGCGCAATGTTTTGGTCAAGACACGAAGTTACGACCTAAGCTCTGTATAAGACTAacttttattaggtattttctattcCATAGAAGTTTTATAAGCGACATTTGACTTTGTTTTGTGagtgtttatttaaaaaaaaaaaccttcgtTTTCAAAATTGTTTAATAATGTAGTCTAGTACATGCGTCAAAAAATGAACCGTTAGACACTTCAAcaaattaaactgtttatacgacaacggtttcactcacttgaatttttagtcgctattggcgacatgtcgATGACTCCAACAAAATATCGATGACTTCAACAAATTGCCTATCTATCTACTACACCCACAATACCCACATAATCCACCGCCTAATGATGTTAAATTGTCGTAAAAACCTAACAGTAAtactttatttacataattataataaaacacgTATTACCCACAAGTGACGTCATGAAAGTCGTCATGCTTTTTGAAATACACATTAATTTCACTGAAACTACGTAAATGGCGATAACTTCGTACTCAGCGTCTGTCAGAGTTAGTTGCTAGGGACTGAGAgtccatattaaattttcgttttccgcctctctatcgctccTGCTTATTTGAGTGATAGAGACGCCAACAGACGAACGATCGAAATATTCGCGGTTACATCCCAGTGGGGACATCCCAAAAGTCAAGTGCGTGACGTTTTTACACCACTAAACTATAttcagagcagggatgttgcggatgccgattttttgacatccgcggatgcggatgcggatgcggatttttaaaggctcacatccgcggatgcggatgtcaagatagtaccataaaaaacgtcaaatttatttattattacgtttatttcaaaaaaccggccaagtgcgagtcgggctcgcgttccaagggttccgtacattaagttccactcacgcttgactgctcatttctaataggtttttttggttaatgactaaatgacctagcagtctagcacttacgcctatgctaagacgttcctgtacctgtttcacatccgcatccgcattaaatccgcatcgattttatgcggatgcggatgttgaaaatactgcggaagttccgcggttgcggatgcggatattcgcaacatccctgattcagaGGCGCGTGGGCGAGCGAACACGCTTTAGATAAATTAGGTAGTTGTCCTTGGTTGGAGAAAACGCGTTTATTATTTGGAAACATTTAGAATAGAATTCTATTTTTGAATAAAGGCCGAGTGAAAAGCGTTTTACTTCAGCGTTTTAcgagttttatttcataatataattaatgaacAAATACTATACAAGTCACTGTACATATTTTTGTGTAATGCTTTTTATACACAGCTAGTCCGTTATTATCCGCAAATCTATCtaattccccaaaaaagaatttgtgcatacacgcagtatctttttggcgattttacgatacttcgtgtaatgaccacttaaaaaatattgaatgaaatacagtgttgccaaccttattttaaatgtcatctctgacaaataagtgaaccatagacatgtttttttttttaatttcattcattcattgattcttttcccgcccgtaccctccatgtTTGcgacttgaattaaaaatatttgttaaatttacaattttatttaaaagtaagtgcttggtcgtagaaaaagtattgtatgcaacgttgtttaactgagtcaaaaaatactcgtggcgtctttattaacaattttcggcttcgcctcaaatcgttactcacgccactcgccttttttgacctctcttaaacaacggttgcataaaatactattatatttagtaaaagtttatttgtaataattatattctaatttacaaTTCACTTCAGCCAATTTTAAGTAAATCACACATACCTGTCCATGGTTGGATTTATACGcgaaagaaaatatatataaaaaaaaagcggccaagtgcgagtcggactcgcccatgaagggttccgtatttaggcgatttatgacgtataaaaaaaaactacttactagatcttgttcaaaccaattttcggtggaagtttacatggtaatgtacatcatatattttttttagttttatcattctcttattttagaagttacagggggggggacacacattttaccactttggaagtgtctctcgcgcaaactattcagtttagaaaaaaattatattagaaacctcaatatcatttttgaagacctatccatagataccccacacgtatgggtttgatgaaaaaaaaatttttgagtttcagttcgaagtatggggaaccccaaaaatttattgttttttttctatttttgtgtgaaaatcttaatgcggttcacagaatacatctacttaccaagtttcaacagtatagttcttatagtttcggagaaaagtggctgtgacatacggacggacagacagacggacagacggacagacggacagacggacagacagacagacagacagacagacagacagacagacatgacgaatctataagggttccgttttttgccatttggctacggaaccctaaaaagtacaagCGCTTGAACTGTATGTTGTTATGCTTAGTTGAGGCAGTTTTTATTTAACATGTTATTATGGCCAGCTATGGTCTGGTTGAATGCTTCTGTAGTATGAAGCTGATttgtattaattatgtttaataagtaaaacattaattttaagtcTTAAGTATTAGATTTATATACAAAAACATATTGGTCTAAACGTCTAAACCCTGTATTTGTTGCTAGAGCGGGGTTTTCTGTCACAAGCATATAATGCTATAGGTTGGGATCtttttttaagcaacagatatCTGTTGCTTAGAAGAAGATCCCTAGCTATATTGTAGCAATACATGTATAAaaccaataaatattttttaataaaacattttaataatacatatttccaAAACTCAGCTACTCTCGGACCAAGCTAACCCTACATGACAATTGCAATGGAAATGTTTGGAAATGTCATTATTAAtgacaaatttctatgaaaatatgacgtattTAATAACACCACCtaactttgttctattcaagtcggtgGAAAGTTAGCTAACTTCATTGACGGACTCTGCCTTCTAGAAAATCACTGCGCAACATTTTACCAACCGCACAACCATCTGAGATACATTTATAAGCAGGTAATAATCCTGTAGCGAATTCTTAAAAGAGCATATAATATCTCTTGCTCCGTCCGCGCTGTCCTTTAGCAGCGAAAGCTTAAACTTTATAAGCCGGCTTACCGTTCTCTCACAAACAAGCTGCCTAATTCAATTATTAACCCCGGTAACATCGTAAATTCTACTTGATCGCTTTATATTTACCGCCATTCGTATTTCAGTCCGGGCCCGGTATTCCCATTACTATCCGTACTCAGACGAGTCGAATTCTTTGTCCTAAGTCCGTCTAAGCTCACTCGGCACTATAATACAAAGAAGTGTGGTGGTGTCATTATGTAcatacgtcatattttcatagaaattcgaCATTTGTGATGACATTCCCAacgttgtcattgcaaatggcaTGCAGAGAGTTAGCTAGGTCAGACACTGTCAATTTTTCcgatcacaactttttttttttgctcagAGCCGTAACTCCCGACCCCGACATAAAAAAGCAAAAATTTAGGTATATTCTGTGGAACGCtttttatatatgtaggtaaatctGATTTTATTTTACCACTATAATTAGTAAAaggtaacaatttttttttatatataaggaCAAAACTGTTTTAAAGATTTTTGCGGGTAATTGATGTCATGCATACAACTACAAAGTAGCAAAAACAAAAGTGTCTTTCTAtacttttttatacatttaatttttgtaggtatgttGTTCAAAAGAAAGCGTTAATGCTAAAATAAAAGGACGGAAGGAAGAAAATAAAAGGAAGAAGGAAAGGCATTTTCTAGCAGCTGTCTTTCTCCAAAGGTCATCCGATTTttgatatcggatcggacaatgtgaaaactcttagagcggtttcgcactacttccgatccgaatccgatccgaacgcgtgaaaatatggtccgaagtagccgtagaactatttctatggtaataaacgcactagatccgatctccgtcatccgatttcggaaataAATCAGACGGATCTACTTATACTGGTTCATCAGAGCATTCGAGTCTTTAAGTGATTCCAATAACCCTCCTGTATTCTCCGTTTCGTTCGACTCTCAAGTTatttctttaaaacgtgacCGCCGTTTATATGAGCTGGATCTAGAAAGATGTAGACTGTGGTGTGAAGCTGCCGCaggaattttaaattaatttctttGCCGAGGCAGACTTGTAGAAATGCTGTAATGTTGGTTACGCTGCGGTGAAATGCGAGGTatataactataaaaatacctattataataaaaagttaaaaaatatttttaaaatattttgtttgttgaGGACAATTTGTGCGCTAGATGAAAATGTCGAAAACttgttttttaaacaaacaaTAAGGCCGGCCGATCGATGGTAAGCTGAATACGTAGCCTACGAACGCTTGCAGATGCTTTTATACAAGGCAACGAACGAATTTTGAACGTTTTTGTGCCAACAACATATAGTATTTGACAGATTGGCGATATTTTACAGACTGCAGGAAAGAAGACGAAATTTAATTGAATCACCATCAGTATTTCTTGTTTTTATATGATATCTTTCCTGTCTGTGTTGACATAACACTGACTTCGTATCATATCTTCTCATATTTTCCCTATAGAAATAACAACATCGGTGTCATCGGATTGGGAAAACATTCTTGAACGGCCTAAAAAAATATCTGCCATAAAATCCGCATATAAGgatacttctcggtacgaaaacacaaatatttgtcaacgaaaataatttgcgagttttttattttatccgtTCCTATAAAAATAACCTATAACTATATGAATAAACTTTAGGATTAAGTTAATATCCACAAAATAATAAgtattaaacttattaaaacAGGTCACTCACGTTTAAGCAACAAAGGCATGAGTGACTTAATAAAATTGCATATTTATGTATTGCATGATTTTACAGGTAGGTACTTGTCGTTTTGGATGTGTCGTTGATATCAATGTATTAACTTTTGTTTCCAAAATTATGTTTCGGTTAATGTGAGATTTTATATACTTTCCTATTTTACGATTgctattataatattatctCCTTACTTTTATCTCAGgaaaaaatatagatataaaaagTTTACGACATAAACATAGTTTCTTTAGTTTATATCAAATGTCGTGAACTTATTCGTCAATAGTACTGTCAGAGGTAACTCGTGAAAAGTTTAATATAGTAGCTGTCACGAGTTGGTGATAAGGGACAAAGGGGCACATTATTAATGCAATAAAGAAACTTCACAGCGACCTTAATGAAATAATCCGTCAACGCAACGTGGTATACCTgtttaagggtcggttgcaccaaactgttcgtatcgttaaagagttcgcaaaatttttatgtatggaaagtttcacagtaaagcgccggggcgcgccggctgacgttgatcagcgtgatcagtctgtcaaatgtggttggtgcaactggccctaagtctTTTATGACAAAATATTTCATGTCGTGTGGAAAAAAATGTGTCGCAGAGTGTGTAAGTggtataattatgtaagtaaatatacGCTTGTTATCGAACTTAGTCGGGAAAATTacaaacttcaagatattcataacttcatgaataaagtataaaaa is a window from the Cydia amplana chromosome 6, ilCydAmpl1.1, whole genome shotgun sequence genome containing:
- the LOC134648963 gene encoding protein Tob1; this translates as MHIEVQVALNFVISYLYNKLPRRRVNIFGEELEKALKDKFRGHWYPDRPCRGSAFRCLKTGGPLDPVLERAARESGVPVRDVLEHLPRDLAVWVDPGEVSYRIGEKGAVKVLFSSDERAADERTDREVTRAFNPEAQCFRPVEPAAAPSPPAPAAFSPAPPFRAQPLTFTTATFAQTKFGSTKLKTSSKRANRMSPTEFSNYIKQRAVQQQLAARALSPAGDPAAYFVGRREGPPAGAPPYPPAPAHLLLAN